TATCTATACCCATTAAAAGGGTTTTTTGAAAGAGGGGAGTGGCCCAAGAATTATCTACTATTGTTTTTATTCCATTAGCCCTTGCTATTTCAGATATTTTACTTAAGTCTTGAATGGTAAATACTGCTGATGAAGGAGACTCCAGATAAATAAGAGTTGTATTAGGGCGAATTGCCTTTTCAATTTCTTCCACATCTTCACCGTTTATAAGGGTCACACCTACATTCCATTTATTCTTTAAGTATTCATTTATGAAATTTAAAGAGGGTCCATAAAGGTTTTTAAGGGTGATTATGTGATCACCACTTTTAACGCAATACATTATGGCAGCGGAGATGGCTGCCATTCCAGAAGAAAATAACTTAGCCCTTTCACCGCCAGCCAGTTTAGCCAATTTTTTTTCAGCTATTGTTACAGATGGATTATTCCCCCTGGTGTAAATGTTATTGTTTATGGGATCGGAAAATGCTTTATCTATATGATCCCAATTTTCAAAGGTAAAGAGAGTATTTTGGTATATGGGAGGTACAACTGCACCTCCATGTTCAAACCTTTCTTCTCCAAAATGATTTATCATGGTATTTACACCTATCATATTATTTTTCATGTAAAATCCCTTCCTTTCTATTCCCATGCCCATTGTATTTTGTAAATTACATGTATGTCAACATGAAGAGTAGGATTACTTTTATGTTTATTAAAGTTAATTAAAGGGTATAGGTGAGTGTGAACTATAGTAATATTAATTGAGAAGGTTATAATATAAGAATATAATTATAATATGAGCTATACTAATTTAGGGAGGAATCACAATGCATAAATTTCAACCAAAGAATAAGAGTAAACTTGATAATGAGTGGAGAAGAGAAAACCTACCTCCACAAGGGACCCTTGAAAAATTAGGGTTAGTAGCAGATGATACGGTGGCAGATGTGGGGTGCGGTATAGGATATTTTACTGTTCCTGCTGCACAAATTGTAAATGAAGAGAATAGTGTTTATGCTCTAGATATTTCAGAAGAAATGCTGGCTGAAGTTATTAAAAGAGGAGAAGATGCTAAAATTACAAATATTCATACCATACAGACTAGTGAATATGATCTAAAAATTCCTGATGAATCTGTTAGTTTTGCACTTCTTGCAAATATAGTTCATGAGGTGGAGGATAAAGAAAAATTTTTAAGGGAAGTATCTCGAATATTAAAACCTAAAGGAAAAGTTGCAGTAATAGAATGGGAGAAGAAAGAAACAAAAATAGGACCTCCAATTGATCATAGAATTAGTAAAGAAGAAGTAGGTCAGTTGTGTAATGATTTAGGATTACATATGAAGGAAGAACTTGAGTTTGCACAATGTTTCTATGGTCTTGTAGTAGTAAAGAAATAGAATATGTCTATGAATGATGGGAGATGATTGAATTAATCAATTATCTCCCTATTTTTACTTACAAGGAAATTATAAATTTTAAAAACTGTGGATAAGTAAAAAAATAAGGGGTTGTAGGGGAAGAATTCACCTACCTCTTTAAAGGAGGGTGCTCAGCAACTTTAGTTGCGTCGAAGGGAACCATAGGGTTCCATAGCGAAGCATACGGGGTATGCCTTTTTTATATTTAAATTTTTTAAAATGTATAATTTATAAGAGACATAAAATGGAATTCTAAATAGATGTAAAAAGGGAAAATTAAATATATAGATAATTTAGACTTAAGTTGAAAAATGTGAAAACCTAGATTTGAAAAAGCTATTATAGAAATTGAAGAAGGAATGGGAGTTGCACATGGGAGAAAAAGAAAAGGGTTGTTTAAAAGACATAACAGGCAAATCAAATATTGTGAATTTAAATTGGAGAAGAATTCCTAAAGAGATAAGATGTGAACTCATTAATGAGGTGTATTGTGGTCATTGTGACGATTGTGTAAAAATAATAATATATTATATAGAAGAAAACAAATATGAGTTAATTTTGCAGGGGAAATGTTCAATTTGTGGAAAATATTTAGAAAAGACTATAGAAAAATAAGGACTCTAGATTATAAAAATCAGTGTCCTTATTTTGTGATTATTAGGGAATTATAAGCTAATTAAAAGCGTGTGTATTTATAACTTTTGTATACAAATTTTATAAAAGGTTTTAGGAGTGTTATAATTGTTGATTTTCTGTATATGAAAAATTTTTCATATTTAATCTAGCAACCACATCTTGGCTCAGGATTACAACACGTACAGAATATAACAACTAACAATAGGAAAAAGAATAATAAACTGCTGTCACAGCAACCGCCCATGTACTCACACCTCCTTTACCGAGGAAGTAAATTTAGTAATTGTTAGCTAATATACATTATGTGTTAACATAAGAGTTCGTTACACTAAATTAGTTAAATAAAAAACGCATTATTAGGTGATTTCCCAAAGAAGTTAGGTTAGGGCATTATTATATAAATAATTTAATCAGATAAAAAATCATTACCCCTCAGTAATGATTTTCTATCTGATTAAGTATGTTCGTTGAGCTATGTTCTAATACTCATAAGAGCCACAGAAATAAGGCATGCAGAATAAAACAACTAATAGTAAGAAGAAGAACAATAAAGTACTATTGTCGTTGAATATTTCAGCCATATATTGCACCTCCTTTGTTGAGGTTATAAGTTTCTCTGATAATATAGGTTATGAGTGAGGGCTTAACCCTGTTACTTTAAATTAGATTTACATTTGATTTTGCAAGTATAAGAAGAATAATAGAAACTTTCTTGCAAATAATATGGTTAATAATGTTTAACTTGTTAACAATATTCAAAATTAAATTATATTTTAAAGGGATGTTTTAAAAATGAATGTTATTGAAACGAACAATTTAACTAAAAGTTACGGGAAATCAAGGGGGATTGTGGATATTAATTTTAGTGTTAAGGAAG
This is a stretch of genomic DNA from Anaeromicrobium sediminis. It encodes these proteins:
- a CDS encoding trans-sulfuration enzyme family protein; this translates as MKNNMIGVNTMINHFGEERFEHGGAVVPPIYQNTLFTFENWDHIDKAFSDPINNNIYTRGNNPSVTIAEKKLAKLAGGERAKLFSSGMAAISAAIMYCVKSGDHIITLKNLYGPSLNFINEYLKNKWNVGVTLINGEDVEEIEKAIRPNTTLIYLESPSSAVFTIQDLSKISEIARANGIKTIVDNSWATPLFQKTLLMGIDMEVHSCSKYIGGHSDVVAGVVIGKKDHIESIALNEYLLFGGKLAPFEGWLLTRSLRTLSMRMDRHQSNGMMVAKFLESHPKVKTVRYPGLESHPQHKLAKSQMKGFTGLMSFELHTEDLDKIKGFVNVLNYFKIGVSWGGHESLIYAPAISYLREMTSEAFKETGLSLGVIRISVGLEDSKDLIDDLANALSKI
- a CDS encoding class I SAM-dependent methyltransferase, translated to MHKFQPKNKSKLDNEWRRENLPPQGTLEKLGLVADDTVADVGCGIGYFTVPAAQIVNEENSVYALDISEEMLAEVIKRGEDAKITNIHTIQTSEYDLKIPDESVSFALLANIVHEVEDKEKFLREVSRILKPKGKVAVIEWEKKETKIGPPIDHRISKEEVGQLCNDLGLHMKEELEFAQCFYGLVVVKK